From the Nodularia sp. NIES-3585 genome, one window contains:
- the hypB gene encoding hydrogenase nickel incorporation protein HypB: MCVTCGCSDDAQSTITNLETGEVEHNHHDHTHTLPDGTIITHSHNHDPQHEASQVHAKIHNTTISLEQDILAKNNLIAAQNRGWFKGRNILALNLMSSPGSGKTTLLTRTIHDLKNQLPINVIEGDQETANDAQKIKETGCKVVQINTGTGCHLEASMIDRGLQQLNPPLNSVVMIENVGNLVCPALFDLGEQAKVVILSVTEGEDKPLKYPHMFRASEIMILTKIDLLPYVQFDMQKCIDYARKVNPQIQIFQVSATTGAGLESWYGWLSAKVGNL; the protein is encoded by the coding sequence ATGTGTGTAACTTGCGGTTGTTCGGATGATGCTCAAAGCACAATTACCAATTTAGAAACTGGTGAAGTTGAACATAATCACCATGATCATACTCACACTTTACCTGATGGGACTATAATCACTCATTCCCATAATCATGATCCTCAGCATGAAGCTTCTCAAGTTCATGCCAAAATACATAATACAACGATATCTTTAGAACAGGATATTTTAGCGAAAAATAATCTGATAGCAGCCCAAAATCGGGGATGGTTTAAAGGACGCAATATTTTGGCGTTAAATTTAATGAGTTCTCCTGGTTCAGGTAAAACGACTTTGTTAACCCGGACTATTCACGATTTAAAGAATCAGTTACCTATTAATGTGATTGAAGGCGACCAAGAAACAGCTAATGATGCCCAAAAGATTAAGGAAACAGGGTGTAAAGTTGTTCAAATTAATACGGGTACTGGTTGTCATTTAGAAGCTTCTATGATTGATAGGGGTTTACAACAATTAAACCCGCCTCTCAATTCGGTGGTGATGATTGAGAATGTGGGAAATTTGGTTTGTCCCGCATTATTTGATTTGGGAGAACAAGCTAAGGTGGTGATTCTCTCGGTGACTGAGGGAGAAGATAAGCCGCTCAAATATCCTCATATGTTTCGTGCTAGTGAAATCATGATTCTTACTAAAATTGATTTGCTGCCTTACGTGCAGTTTGATATGCAAAAATGTATAGATTACGCTCGAAAGGTTAATCCCCAAATTCAGATTTTCCAGGTTTCTGCTACTACTGGTGCTGGTTTA